The following DNA comes from Teredinibacter haidensis.
TTATGCCTTAATTATTATTGTGATTAGAATCAGAACCTTAGCTAAGATCTAAAACGTACCTCCCCTACCATCTACTCTCTCGATGTAAAGAATTTCGGCGACAGGTGGAACTCACAATCGCTGCCTTTTTACTCACCCTCAAAGCACATAAAGGGTGCACAGGTCTATTTTACTGAAAGGTACTAGACCAGAACATATCTCCAGCCATGGCGATACTGAAGCTCAGGTAAAAGCCCACGAGAGACAACCTCTAAACGACTCATTCCCTCCAAACAGCTCAAACTGGCTTGAACTATTTTTTACAGATAAAAAAACGCTGACCCTAGTGTAGAAAATATAACCGCTACCGTTGGCGTAGCGGCCGTAAAACGGAAATGCCAAAGGTTGCATTTAGGCCCCACCACTCAAAAAGGGGGAAAGGGGATGCTCTAGTTTCAGTTGACCCGACAAGAAATACTTGTATACAATCATGCGGAAGCGCGCGCCACACATCCCATGAACAAGCTAAAAGAAAAGATTACCTCAATACTGCGAGGTCATGGCACGGGGCGATGCGTTATAAAAACAAGACATAGCGAGTTTAAACATACTTCAATTATTTAGTTTTGGAGCACCAATGAATACTATAAAAAAAATTACATTACTCTCTTCTGCACTAGTGCTGGCCGCCTGTGGCGGAAGTTCGTCCGACAAGTCCCCCATACCCGTTCCCGGCGGCTACACCCCCACAGAGCCTGTGTTCGTGTACGCGGTGAACGTCGGTGGACCAGAGATCAGCTTTAACGGCTACACCTACAGCGCCGATCAGTTCTCTACCGATGGTGCCACCCGCGATATCACCGATGATATCGAAGGGACCGAAGAAGACATCCTCTATCAATCTGAACGCTACGGAGACTATAGCTACGAAATCCCAGTTACTAACGGTAGCTACGATGTCTTAATGCACTTCGCAGAAACCTATTGGGATGAAGCGGGCAAGCGCCTCTTCCACGTATCAGTCGAAGGTGAGCGTATTTTCACTGATCTGGACCTAGCTGATAGTGCAGGTCAACTGACAGCTTTCCAGCATACGGTACAAGACGTAGTCGTCACCGATGGCAGCCTGACAGTGACAATTGAAACCATCGAAGATAACGGCTCCATAGCTGGAATCGCATTATTCTCAATAAGCGGTGAATTCGTTGAGCCAGAGCCCGTCGAGCCCCAACTCCCAGAGCCCCCTGCGATTGGTGTTGCTTCTGACGAAAACAAAGGCGCCGACTGTGCGGTTCAGGCCTTAGCCTTAGACACCGACCTGATTCACGACGCTAACCTGCCAGATCCGTTTACCAAACTAGACGGAAGCCGAATGACGACAACCGCAGAATGGCGCTGTCGCCGGCAGGAAATTCTCCGCCAGGCAGAAAGATATGTATACGGAACCAAACCCCCCAAACCAGAACAGGTTACGGGTACGGTATCCGGAGACAGCATCACCATTGACGTTCAAGACGGCGACAAGAGCACCAGCTTCAGTGTTACGGTAGATCTACCCACCACCGGCACCGCTCCCTACCCCGTTCTGTTCAGCCTTGGATCTGGCTTTTTCGGCTTTGCACACAACGACCTAGTTAAAAACGAAGGCGTAGCTATCGTTACCGTTAACCCCTACGACATCGGCGATGAGTCCGGTTCACGGGGAAGCAAAAAAGGCGCTTTTTACGATATATACGGAGCCAAGAGTACTACCGGGCTGTTAGTTGCCTGGTCCTGGGGCGTTAGCCGAATCATCGACGTTATCGAACAGTCGGATGGCAGCATTCTTCAAGCCGACGCAACCGCCGTTGTAGGATGTTCTCGCTTCGGTAAGGGTGCATTTACCATCGGTGCATTTGACCAGCGAATCGCTCTCACCATTCCCTTCGAATCAGGTAGTGGCGGCGTTCCCATTTGGCGAGGAATTCCCGGCGAAGGCGCACAGAGCCCAGGTAGCGCGTACGGCGAAACTTACTGGCTAGGTGACGACTTCCAACCCTTCGCCACAAACACCAATGTGGAGAAACTTCCAATCGATACTCACGAGATTGTCTCAATGATTGCGCCACGTGGCCTGCTCATCCTAGACAACCCACACATTGCCAACCTCGGCCCGCAGTCTGCGCACGTCGCCGCACTGGGCGGTGCAGAAGTATATAAGGCACTGGGAGCGGAAGAGAACATTTCCTACCACTCAAATGTAGCCGACGGTGGACACTGTTCTGCGAGACCCGAACACCAGCAACCCGTGATCGATAACCTTCGCAAATTCTTGCTGAAAACCGCCAACGAGCCAGGAGCGATAACACCGCATAGCAATACCACCGGAGATCTCGACACCTGGAAAGCCTGGTCAACGCCAACCCTGTCTAACGAGTAAGAGACAGAGCACTGTTCACAAACGCTGATTGAACAGTCGAAAAAAAACCGGTATTCCTCGTTGAATACCGGTTTTTTTATGCCCCGAAAAACTTATCTCAAGGCGCACTCCCAAGCCACTCAGCAAGTACTACCCAGCTCTCATAGCCAAAAGGGATTGAATATCGAGCTTCTCGCGATAAAGACTAAAGTCCTCTTCCCTAAACTCTATCGCCATTATCGACATTCGATCAGCCAATTCGTTACCTTCAACACCCACATGGCCGTTCACATGTAAAACCGGAACCTTATTCTCTAACGACTGGTAGAGCGCAAACATATCCTTTATCAATTCCAAATTTTTTATTTCACCACCGCTCTTTTTCCAACCCTTCTTCTGCCAACCTACAGCCCACTGAGTAACGCATTGAATAGAATATTTGGAATCACAAAATATCGCGACAGACCTTCCACTGCTAATTTCATTCTCTGCCATTAACAACGCCTGGTGTAACGCATTTAACTCGGCAGTATTATTCGTACCCTTAGGGTTATATAAGCCATACCAAAGCTCGTCAACAGTATTATTACGATACACCGCAATCCCCGAGCCGGCTTTACCGGGGTTAGGATCACAGCCGCCATCCGTAAATATTTTTGTCTCTATTGCCATTGCAGAAATCTCATCAGCAGCATAGGTTTTAACACCATTCGCCGATGCGGTTTTCGACACACGACTTTTCCCAGCCAAGCCCTTACCGGGTTTTACACTCTTCCCCTGAAAAGCCAGCTCGGCTTCTGCCAACGTAGTAAAAGACTTATATTTAGCACCGGCAAACCTATCAACCTGCTTTTTACACGAATTCCAATCAGTATAAATACCCGTTTCCCGCCCTTCCCAAACTACATAATATTTTTTCGCCATCAGAATACCTTTATCAATACGGGAAAATAACAAATCAAAACCGGAGACACTCGCCATGTCGAAAGACTTGCCTTAAAGCAACCTTAGAACAAATCGTGAAATTGAACCACCCAGGCGAACTCGGCATAGTGTTATAGCGCTGCAAAGCACGACAAACACCCCTCACTGCAATCGCGGCATATTAGCCGAAAACAGCGCAAACAACGAGACACACGAGCCAACCGTGGGCGAATTGAAAGTTACAGAGGTTCAGGCCGGGAAAGAGAGTATCCAACTGCCGAAAGATCAATACACGAGCCACGCTTCCCTGCATAGCTGCCCGCGTTCATTTGATAGAGTGTGGCCTAAAATTCGCCATCTCGTGCGGCTTGCTCGCGCTCTATGCGTTCATCTTCTTCCTGCTTGGCGAACTCAATTATGCGTAGCATAGTGGCAATGTCGGTATCTACATCGGCTTCGGCAAATTCACCCGTAAGCTTGCTATCGGGGTGTAGCTTACCGTGCTCGTACAGCTCCCAAATTTCTTCGGCGTAGTGCGTTATCCGCAAATTGGGATCGTAGCGACCAAAGAAATCAGTCATCTTGTTGACGTCGCGCGCGAGCATCATTTGAGCATTATTGTTACCCGCAGCGTTTACGGCCTGGGGCAGATCGATAACCACGGGGCCTTCTGGATCGACCAACACATTAAATTCGGATAAATCCCCATGCACAAGGCCAGCACACAGCATGCGTACAATTTCCATCATCATACGGTCGTGATAGTCGCGGGCTTCTTCCGGGGTAAAAGATACATCGTCTAAACGTGGGGCCGGATCGCCACTTTCGTCACACACTAAATCCATTAGCAGCACACCATCCACAAAACCGTGGGGGCTAGGCACCCGCACGCCAGCGGCCGCCAGCCGGTAAAGCGCTTCTACCTCAGCGCTTAACCAGGCTTCTTCATGCTGTTTTTGGCCAAAGCGCGTGCCCTTCGCCATGGCCCGCGCGCGACGGGAATTACGCACGCTGCGCCCTTCCTGGTATTGCGCCGCCTGCTTAAAACTGCGTTTATTGGATTCTTTATAGACTTTCGCGCAACGAATATGGTCTCCGCAGCGCACTACAAATACTTGGGCTTCTTTGCCACTCATTAGCTGGTAAAGCACTTCATCAATCAGGCCATCTTCCAATAATGGCTGAAGTCGTTTGGGTGTTTTCATTGTTCCCCGTGATGTTAGGTTTATTGATGTATTCAGTAGGTTTTGCCATGCAAAACACTCAGCCCGATACCCTAACATAGAGTGCGGGATTAGCGTTATTGGGAGGTGAAATTAAAGCCCTATCGGCCAACGAGAGTGCAAAAACAAACGTCTACCGCAGTAACAGCCTTGGGGCTATAGCGGTGGCCTGCATTCGCAAACGGTAAGGCTGGCTATGCAGCATTAAAGCACGCCGCTACAAATTAATACGCCAGCCCTGCTCGTATGCCTCTATAGGGAGAGAGCCTTTTTACGGTGTTTTTAAGCTTTTCACCCGCATTCAAGCGGGTGAAAACGATTACATAGAGCCCATGCTCAGCCCGATAAAGCGCTGGAGACTAGCGCCCCAGGCAAATAGCCTAGTGACATAGATCGCCGCCAAACTGAGGCGGTTCCGCTTCCTCTGCCCCTTTCGCGCCAACAAAGCCAAAAGACACCGACTGGCCGGAAGGAATCTGTGCGTTGTAACTCAGCCCACTTACCTCGTAGGGGTTGTCGCCACTAACGCTGGCAGACCAAGCGCTACTTATTTGCTGCTCTCCTGCAAACGTCAGGCTCAGCTGCCATCCATCAATGGTTGATTCGCTATTATTTGTAATCACTACTTGCGCACTAAACCCCCCATTCCACTGCGAAAGAAGGTTGTACTCACATGACACCTCCGGGGCTTGCGGTGCAACCGTAATATTAAACGTTTGATGGCTGGCCCAGGGGTAATCGATACCACGGAAAATAACCACATAATCGCCAGGCTCATCATAGGTATGGCTGACAACCAACTCATCCTGCAAAATCTCAGAGCCATCGCCAAAATCCCATTCCGTGTCAGAAACACTCGCTTCAACCTCACCTTCCGCATAAAGCGTCATGCCCTCCACATAATAGGACAACACCTCAACGCTGGGCTCATAGTATTCACTGCTGGAGCTAGACGAGCTAGACGAACTTTGTTGTGTTTCCCCTGTCGAGCTGCGAGCGGTCCACTGGATGGTTTTTGTGGCTGAATATTCGCCGTCGGTAATGATCAAAGTAATATCGTAAATACCGGGATCCACATAATCGACTTCGGCTTGCTCGAAACTAATATCGGGCTCACTATCGCTTACCGTCAGAGGGTGATCCAAGGTATCGGGAAAGACTTCACCGTTACCGAAATCCCACGTATGCATCAACGTGTTGTTATTGGCGTCAGTGCTGGTGCTGTAACAAATCGTTTTAACGTAAACACTGGGAGCCGTGTCGGTTCCACTTTCAAGCTCATCCTCTTCGCAATAGAAATCGGCAACAGGCGCTTCATTCTCAGGGCCAACCGTAATATTGAAAGATTGAATATTTGCCCACGGATAATCGACACCACTAAACGTTATTGAATACTCTCCCGGCTCTTGGTATGTATGCGTAACAGACAACACACCTTGCAAGGTAT
Coding sequences within:
- a CDS encoding malectin: MNTIKKITLLSSALVLAACGGSSSDKSPIPVPGGYTPTEPVFVYAVNVGGPEISFNGYTYSADQFSTDGATRDITDDIEGTEEDILYQSERYGDYSYEIPVTNGSYDVLMHFAETYWDEAGKRLFHVSVEGERIFTDLDLADSAGQLTAFQHTVQDVVVTDGSLTVTIETIEDNGSIAGIALFSISGEFVEPEPVEPQLPEPPAIGVASDENKGADCAVQALALDTDLIHDANLPDPFTKLDGSRMTTTAEWRCRRQEILRQAERYVYGTKPPKPEQVTGTVSGDSITIDVQDGDKSTSFSVTVDLPTTGTAPYPVLFSLGSGFFGFAHNDLVKNEGVAIVTVNPYDIGDESGSRGSKKGAFYDIYGAKSTTGLLVAWSWGVSRIIDVIEQSDGSILQADATAVVGCSRFGKGAFTIGAFDQRIALTIPFESGSGGVPIWRGIPGEGAQSPGSAYGETYWLGDDFQPFATNTNVEKLPIDTHEIVSMIAPRGLLILDNPHIANLGPQSAHVAALGGAEVYKALGAEENISYHSNVADGGHCSARPEHQQPVIDNLRKFLLKTANEPGAITPHSNTTGDLDTWKAWSTPTLSNE
- a CDS encoding ribonuclease H family protein, whose product is MASVSGFDLLFSRIDKGILMAKKYYVVWEGRETGIYTDWNSCKKQVDRFAGAKYKSFTTLAEAELAFQGKSVKPGKGLAGKSRVSKTASANGVKTYAADEISAMAIETKIFTDGGCDPNPGKAGSGIAVYRNNTVDELWYGLYNPKGTNNTAELNALHQALLMAENEISSGRSVAIFCDSKYSIQCVTQWAVGWQKKGWKKSGGEIKNLELIKDMFALYQSLENKVPVLHVNGHVGVEGNELADRMSIMAIEFREEDFSLYREKLDIQSLLAMRAG
- a CDS encoding PA4780 family RIO1-like protein kinase — encoded protein: MKTPKRLQPLLEDGLIDEVLYQLMSGKEAQVFVVRCGDHIRCAKVYKESNKRSFKQAAQYQEGRSVRNSRRARAMAKGTRFGQKQHEEAWLSAEVEALYRLAAAGVRVPSPHGFVDGVLLMDLVCDESGDPAPRLDDVSFTPEEARDYHDRMMMEIVRMLCAGLVHGDLSEFNVLVDPEGPVVIDLPQAVNAAGNNNAQMMLARDVNKMTDFFGRYDPNLRITHYAEEIWELYEHGKLHPDSKLTGEFAEADVDTDIATMLRIIEFAKQEEDERIEREQAARDGEF
- a CDS encoding cellulose binding domain-containing protein; translated protein: MNNQIKTLTRYTLLAMLLFGGINIYAQETELSASGSSASSSGQSSSTPGSYSASSSSAVSLACEVTSVQTWGNAYQLAVEITNISTIETQQWNTQISLNESYTVDQAWGVVLEHEGEYLAASNNYWNGYLGSGETVTFGVQGTFSGAFVEPVCGQGIGPDESSSSQQSSSSQQSSSSSYNYEYYSPWVYVTYYIDGMTLHADAQVTSFDDNPTTFWEFGDGSDTLQGVLSVTHTYQEPGEYSITFSGVDYPWANIQSFNITVGPENEAPVADFYCEEDELESGTDTAPSVYVKTICYSTSTDANNNTLMHTWDFGNGEVFPDTLDHPLTVSDSEPDISFEQAEVDYVDPGIYDITLIITDGEYSATKTIQWTARSSTGETQQSSSSSSSSSSEYYEPSVEVLSYYVEGMTLYAEGEVEASVSDTEWDFGDGSEILQDELVVSHTYDEPGDYVVIFRGIDYPWASHQTFNITVAPQAPEVSCEYNLLSQWNGGFSAQVVITNNSESTIDGWQLSLTFAGEQQISSAWSASVSGDNPYEVSGLSYNAQIPSGQSVSFGFVGAKGAEEAEPPQFGGDLCH